One part of the Haliotis asinina isolate JCU_RB_2024 chromosome 2, JCU_Hal_asi_v2, whole genome shotgun sequence genome encodes these proteins:
- the LOC137271311 gene encoding uncharacterized protein, with amino-acid sequence MAYTAAVTEKPIPEEFVDQDVVGRTVRVYLTAKVSSIRDFVSYLKKFVPDFSLSSCQAIWKTERYGQIFITMKDNESARRLLQLQCVQAEADKIYFYVYGKYIVSLRVHWLHATIKSSFLKHYFSRYGKVIEVLREFEDLDGTQIYSGVRIVKMELSDDEKNQIPHIVKFGDKQSMLITAPGRLPICLKCHNHGHVRAQCPSGVPVTTTPTVSAKGIHVRESEDSEEDSDVEDEVMEVEAQEKKRKQTKGPEVEHEETDKKKSRHVDSESLNWAEQSSQSDAVLAAMQESSSSIPRIPVQELFVKSWVAENRDVIKEKKETWATYSFHVRLEWTDKGPVGTPDKGQLDACVQSFDKKHQSMVRRSLLHLLKQKVLLNRAKLKGLKEVILDVHEGEIQSFL; translated from the coding sequence ATGGCATACACAGCTGCTGTAACAGAGAAACCTATCCCGGAGGAATTCGTGGATCAGGATGTTGTGGGACGAACTGTCAGAGTGTATCTTACAGCCAAGGTGTCTTCGATTAGAGACTTTGTGTCATACCTGAAGAAGTTTGTTCCTGATTTTAGTCTGTCATCTTGCCAGGCAATATGGAAGACCGAGAGGTATGGTCAGATCTTCATCACAATGAAGGACAATGAGAGTGCCAGACGACTTTTACAGTTGCAGTGTGTACAGGCAGAGGCGGACAAGATATACTTCTATGTATACGGGAAGTATATTGTTTCTCTCAGAGTCCATTGGCTTCATGCGACCATCAAGAGTTCTTTTCTGAAACATTATTTCTCCAGGTACGGGAAGGTTATTGAAGTTCTTCGAGAGTTTGAGGATTTAGATGGAACACAGATTTACTCGGGTGTGAGGattgtaaaaatggaactgtCTGATGATGAGAAGAATCAGATCCCACATATAGTTAAATTTGGAGATAAACAGAGCATGTTGATCACAGCTCCAGGAAGGCTTCCTATATGTCTTAAATGCCACAATCACGGTCATGTCAGGGCACAGTGTCCAAGTGGAGTTCCAGTTACTACGACCCCTACAGTGTCTGCTAAGGGAATACATGTGAGAGAGTCAGAGGATTCTGAGGAGGATTCAGATGTAGAGGATGAGGTTATGGAAGTAGAGGCACAGGAAAAGAAAAGGAAGCAAACAAAAGGACCAGAAGTAGAGCATGAGGAGACAGATAAGAAAAAGAGTCGCCATGTAGATTCAGAGTCTCTTAATTGGGCAGAGCAGAGTTCCCAGTCAGATGCAGTGTTAGCAGCCATGCAGGAGTCTTCATCCAGTATTCCTAGGATTCCAGTACAGGAACTGTTTGTTAAGTCATGGGTTGCGGAAAACAGAGACGTCATTAAGGAGAAGAAGGAGACATGGGCTACTTATAGTTTTCATGTACGGTTGGAGTGGACAGATAAGGGACCTGTGGGAACACCGGACAAAGGACAATTAGATGCATGTGTTCAATCTTTTGACAAGAAGCATCAGAGTATGGTGAGACGTTCACTTCTTCATCTGCTGAAGCAGAAGGTCTTGCTTAATCGAGCCAAACTGAAGGGATTGAAAGAGGTGATATTGGACGTTCATGAAGGAGAAATACAGTCGTTTCTGTGA